ACCAAAGAGGCCGCCTAAATCCATTCCGCCCATCATTTCGGCCAAACCGCCAGAGCTTTCAGGCGCGCGCGGGACGACGCCCTTCCATGCGATGTCGAGGCTGAACTTTTGGCGTTGCGGTTGGGGCAATGTGACGCGCAAAACTGCGCCATCGAGCGTGAACGGCACCGATTTTCCGGCGAACTGCACGCTTTGGACCGTGATGTTTTTGACGCGCGCTTCTTTTTCGCCCAGTCCGCCCACACCACCCGCGTTTGCAAAAATGAATAGCACAACGTCGCGCATAGCGTCATCAGGCGCCACCGGGATCGTGATTGTCGCATCCGATGAAAATGCCAGCAATTCAGCGTCGATGTTTGCCCTAATTGCATAATGCGGACGCGTCGCGGTTTGCACGACTGCCGCCGCAACAGGCACACTATTTTGTGCATGAAGTCGCAGCGCACCGGCCACGAAGAACAGTGCGAGAAAAGAAAAAAGGTATCGTTTCATAAAGATTGAAGTACGGTCGAATTCGACCGTACTTTTTCAGTGACGTGGCACGCAACCGGCTTGAATACGCGCGAATCATTCAAGGACTATCATGCCACTGGACGCTCTGATTTTTGATATTGACGGAACACTCGCCGACACCAACCTCTTGCACGCGCGTGCGTGGCAGCACGCTCTGCGCTCTGCCGGGTTCCCGATTCCGCTCGACCGCATTCAACCTGAAATCGGCAAAGGCAGCGATCAGTTGTTACCCGCAGTGCTCGGCGCGGAAACAGCCAAAGGTTACAAGCACCTCAGCGACGATTACGGCGAGGAATTCAAACGCCTGCTCGAAAGCGAAGGTGCCAAAGCGATCGATGGTGCACAGGAGCTTGTTGAAGAAGCGCGTGCGCGCGGATTGCGAGTCGCGATTGCAACCAGTGCCGAACGGGAGTTTCTCCAGAAAATTGCTGACGCTGTCGGCTTCGATCTGGAAAAGTTATTCGATGAAATTGTCACGGCGAGCGACGCGGAAAAATCCAAGCCCGAACCTGACATCGTTTTGGCCGCCTGCGAAAAATTGAAGCTGTTTCCGTCGCAGTGTGCGCTCCTTGGCGATACGCCACACGACGCCGAAGCGGCGCGTCACGCAGGGGTCGTATTTCTGGGCGTCGAAAGTGGCGGCCACGAGGAAAGCGAATTGCGCTCATTTGGCGCGCGCGGCGTGTGGAAAGATGCCGCCGCATTGCGCGAAGACCTCGACGAGGCGCTGCAATTGGCATCGCCCGCGCGCGTGCAACTTTCCAAAGCCAAATGCGAAGAACTGATGCGCGCCGCGCTCGACGCCGCGCGTGAAGGCATGAAAAACGGCGAAGTCCCGATTGGCTGCGTCATTGCCGATGGCAACGGAGAAATCGTCGCGCGTGGCTGGAACGAAATGAACGCCACACAGGGCAAAATCGCGCACGCCGAAATTCAAACCTTCGGCAAAGCCAACGGTAAGTTGCCGATCGAGGCGCGCGATGCCATTCTGGTTTCTACCTTGGAACCTTGCGTCATGTGTACCGGCGCTGCGATGGAAGCCGCCATCGACACGATTATTCATGCGTTACGCGCGCCCGCCGACAGCGGAACGGGACGCGTCGCCGCACCGCAAAGTCCCGAAAGTCAGATGCCCCGAATCGTGGGCGATGTGCTGGCGGAGGAAAGCCGCGCACTATTTGAAGAATGGCTGCATGAAAACGGGGGAACGCCTCAAGCATCGTTTGTGGAACAACTGCTGGCACTGACATAAAAAGGGTACGGTCGAAATCGACCGTACCCTTTTACTTGCGCCTATGCTTTTACACAGAGCGCGTTTCGGAGTGTTCATCAGCGCCTGAACCCGAGCCAGTGACTTCGCCATCAACATCTTTGCGCTGCGCCGATGACGCGGAGTTGGTGTAGCTGCCGTCGCCAACCGCCGGCGTGCCGGTGGTCAATTTGGAGAATTCGCCGTCTTCTGCAACCTGCTTAAAGCGCCCCAAATCTTCTTCCAGTTGGTCTTCCGGGTCGGAAAACATTTTCGCTGCGGCTTCACCCAATGCTCCGCCGGGAGGCTGGTATTCGAGGCCAACCGTGACTTTCGTCGAATTCGGGCCGTTTTCCTCAAACGTCACGGCGCCATGAGTTTCGATGGTGCCTTCGGTGCTCTGCCACGCGATTTTCTGATTCTCGACAACAGCGATCGTCTTGGCATCCCATTCGACGTTGGTGCCCAAGGGGCCTTTGACCTTCCAGTGCGTCAGATCTGGCCCGATAACCTGAATGCTTTCGACGTTTTCCATGAAGCGCGGGAAATTTTCAAAGTTCTTCCAGAACGTAAAAACTTGTGCGACCGGCGCGTTGACGACAATTGACTTGGTAACAGTGCCCATTTTCGTTTCTCCTGATGCGGTTTCGGGCGCCATTAAATGCAAGCGCGGTGCCGCAAACATCCGCAAATGAACTGTCGGTGCGCTTTTTACAGAACGCTTCAAAAGTACGGTCGAAAATGCCCTCACTCGTCTCGGGACGGCTTTCGTTTATACTGCGCTCATCTCAGGAGGCTTGTTTTGTCACACGAAGAAACCCAAACGCCCACACTTTCGACCAACGGCGCCGCCAACGGCAACAGCAGCGGCCCTCGATTTCAGGCCGCAGCCGCCGCCAACGGACACCAGGAAAGCGCGGCAAGCGGCTTCGTCATTCCGGCAGAACTCGCGATTCCCAACCGCATCTTGATGGGCGCTGGCCCATCGGCTTCCTATCCCGAAGCGTTGCGCGCCATGTCGGCGAACACGCTGGGCCACCTCGACCCGCAATTTCTCGGCATTATGAGCGATGTCGGCTCGATGCTGCGCGAAGTGTTCCGCACCAAAAACCCGATCACCGGCGCGGTTTCCGGTACCGGCACCGCGGGCATGGAAGCGTCGCTCGGCAACCTGATTGAACGAGGCGATGAAGTTGTCGTGTGCGTTGCCGGTTACTTTTCCGACCGCATGCGCCAGATGGCGCAGCGCATGGGCGCGAAAGTCACGGTTCTCGAACGCCAGTGGGGAACAGTTTTCACCAACGAAGAAATCGAAAACGCCTTAAAGTCGCTCGAAAATCCGAAAGTTTTGGCCATCGTTCATGCCGAAACTTCAACAGGCGCTTTGCAACCACTCGAAGAAATTGTGCAGACCGCGCATCGTTACGGCGCTCTGGTTGTTGTCGATGCTGTGACTTCCCTTGCCGGTTGCCCGCTACTTATCGACGAATGGGAAATCGATGTTTGCTTTTCCGGCACCCAGAAGTGCATCGGTTCGCCTCCGGGTCTTTCACCGATTACCTTTAGCCCGCGCGCCATGGAAGCGATTAAGAATCGCAAGACGCCGGTGCAAAGCTGGTATTTCGACATGAGCCTTGTCGAAACCTACTGGGGCACAGATGGCGGCACGACGGGACGCGCGTATCACCATACCGCACCGTCGAACGCGCTCTTTGGTTTGCACGAAGCGCTGCGCCACACACTGCTGGAAGGACTGGAGAATCGCTGGGCGCGTCACGAAATGCACTCGCGCGCTTTGATGGCCGGACTGGGCAAACTGGGCCTCACGCCTTACGCGCAAGAAGGCCATCGTTTGTGGCAGCTCAACGCCGTTCGCATTCCCGAAGGCATCGACGACATCGCGGTTCGTACCGCCCTGCTGCAAAAATACAGCATCGAGATTTCGGGCGGATTGGGCGATGGCAAGGGCAAAGTCTGGCGCATTGGCACCATGGGTGCGTCGGCAACGCACGCCAATGTCCGTCTGGTTTTGGCGGCATTGGAAGACATTCTGAGCAGCATGGGCCACAAGTTCGAGCTGGGTGCAGCGGCCAGAGCGACCGAAGCGGTTTACACCGAATACGAAGCACGCACGCATACGCCTGCCGAGGCCGACGGCACAACCGACGCCGCTCAAAACATGACCGAAGCACAAAAACAAAGCATCGGTGAAACTGTAGGCGCCGAAGACGCGCGATAATAACGAGTACGGTCGAAATCGACCGTACTTTTTCTTATGAACAACACCAATAAAATCATCGCGGGCTGTGGCTTTCATCATGTGGCGATTCGCACCGCCAACTGGGAAATCTCGAGGCGCTTTTACAGCGATGGGCTTGGCTTTGTCGAGCGTGTGCAGTGGGGCGAAGAGCCGCGCCGTGCGTGCTTGCTGGATACCGGCGATGGCAACTACCTCGAAATCTTCGAGCGCGATGCCGATTCCACGCCGGTAGAAGGCGAGGCGAACATTTTGCATTGGTGCTTGCGTGTTCAAAGCTGCGACGACGCGACGGAAGTTGCGCGTGCGGCGGGTGCCGAAGTCACCGTAGAACCCAAAGTCCCCGAACCGTTTACGGCCAAGGGCTTGAAAACGCGTATTGCGTTTGTCAAAGGGCCAGATGGCGAAACTCTTGAATTCTTCGAGAGCGCCGATTTATAAGGAGCGAGAAATATGGAAGGCTATTGCATGAAGTGCAAAGAAAAGCGTGAAATGAAAGACGTTGAAGCCGTAACAATGAAAAATGGTAAGCCTGCAAACCAGGGCAAATGCCCGACGTGCGGCACCAAGATTTTCAAAATCGGCGCTGCTAAATAAGCCTGAGTACGGTCGAAAACGACTGTCCTTTAATTTGTAAACGAAAAAGACCTGTGGCAACACAGGTCTTTTTCGTTTTTACTGTTACGCATGAAACGACGCATTTTTCCCAATACAAATCTGGAAGTCAGCGAGATCGGCTTCGGCGTATGGACCGTTGCCACCACATGGTGGGGCGAAAAGACCGACGCGGAAGCCATCAAAATGCTGCGCGACGCGCGCGAACTCGGCATCAACTTTTTCGACACCGCCGATTCCTATGGCGATGGGCGCGGCGAAACCTTGCTGCGCGACGCCTTCGGGCTCAACCCTGAAGATACGGTTTATGCCACCAAATTCGGCTACGACTGGTACAACAAGGGCCACGAGCGGCGCGGCCAGCAGGAGCTGCCGCACGAATTTTCCGACAAGTTCGTGCGTTTCGCGTGCGAACAAAGCCTGCAGCGTTTGGGAGTCGATGCAATTCCTTTGTGGCAAATTCATAACGCGCATCTCGACGCGGTGCAAAACGATGATTTGTGGGCGACTCTCCAAAGCCTCCAAGACCAAGGAAAAATCCTCCATGCGGGCGTTGCGGTCGGACCGGCAAACGGCTGGCTCACCGAAGGCATCGGCGCAATGCGCCACCGCGAAATCGCGTCGCTCCAAGTCATCAATAATATGCTGGAGCAGCATCCCGGCACCGATTTTTACGAAGACGCCAGGGTAAACAATGTTGGACTTTTGATTCGCGTGCCGCATTCGTCGGGAATGCTGGAAGGCAAATACACGGCGGATACGGTTTTCGCTGCCAACGATCATCGTCGCCATCGTCCGCGCTCGTGGCTGATTAACGGCATCGAGAAACTGAAGACACTTGAATTTCTGACCGACGGACGTGAGCAAACGCTGGGACAGGCCGCTTTGAAATGGCTGCTTGCCGATTCGGTTGTCGTTTCGATTTTGCCGAACATTTACGACGACGAGCAGTTGCGTGAATTTGCCGCGACAAGCGATCTGCCCGATCTAACTCCCGAAGATTTGGCGCGAATCGCCGAACTGAAGAAGACAAACTTCGGTGTTGAAGAAGAAGCGATGAAATTCAAAGGCGAACCGATGAGCGCTCTGGAAGAATGGGAAGCCTCGCGCGCCGCAGTCGCTTAGGTCGTTTTTTTCTGTGGGGAAAGTACGGTCGAAATCGACCGTACTTTTTTTGCGAAAAATCGCATTAATCCTTCTGATTTACGTGTTACAATGAACGCGCTTTTTCGCCCCGTTACTTATTTACGGCGCGAGGAGGAAGGAGATCGTATGCGATATTTTTCGTTGTTAAGCAGGGCCAGCATTGTCCTGGCTGCCGCCACGACAGTGACGACGGCACACGCCGTTGATGACACAACACCCCCAGTCGGTAGTGCGGTTGCCCCGAAATTACGCGATTACCTTAAAAGCCTTTCGCTCATTCGCGTTTCAGCAACCGATAATGTCGGCGTCAGCAAAGGAAATGTCTATCTGCGCCGGAGCTCAGACCTCAAATTCTGGAACGGAACCAATTGGGTCACCGAAGGCGCGTTCCTTACACTGGCTCCCTCCGTTTCGGGAAGTAGCACTCTTCTTTCGCGGACGACCAACTTGCCTCAGGCCGGAACAGACAGCGCCATCCACCTTACGGAAGGCCGCTATACAACAACAACTTACATCTATGATGCGGCGAACAATCGTGGTTCGGTTCTAAGTACTTTTGACGTTGACCGCACTGCTCCGATTCCGACAATCACCGCTCCTGCAGCCGGGGCGTATATTTCTTCGCTTCTGCCGGTGCGAGGTACCGCTGTGGACAATGCCGGAGGGGCAGGAGTCGCGAGTGTTTCGATGCTTTTGCGCCGGTCGAGTGACGGCGCTTTTTGGAACGGAACAAGTTGGTTAACGACGCAGACACTGTTGCCCACGACTCTTTCCACGTCGAACTGGACGAGTGCCGTATCCATGCCCGCAGGCACCAACCTGGAAGAAGGGCGATATATAATCTACGCTTACGCCTACGACCGTTCCGGTAATCGCAATGCCTCGGCTGCGATCCGAGAATTCACCGTCGATAAAACCACGCCAACAGTGCTTTTTGACAATCCAAAAACCGGTTCGGCAATCAAGAAACTCGAAGTACTTCACGGGATGGCAACCGATAACTCGGGGCGCATCAGCCGTGTTATTGTCTCGCTGCGCCGTTCGTTAGACGGCGCTTACTGGAATGGCTCCGCTTGGGGTACGACCTCGGTTTACCTCAGCGCAGCAATGAGCGGCACAGCCTTCAGCGGCACATCTCTCCCGCTTCCCGGCACAAACACGACGACACAAATTCAAGATGGTTTTTATACGGCCCTCGCCTATTCTTACGACGCAGCAGGAAACCGCAGCACAACTTACGCCCGCACCGACTTCACGATCGACAATGCTTTGCCCGCAGGAACCGTAACCTCACCAGTCAATGGTGCAACCGGCATAACAGCGCTCACCCGCGTTGGAGGAACCGCAAGCGATTCGGCAAGCGGCATTGCCAACGTTCAAGTCACTTTTTCACGTCCGACTTCGACCGGCGGGTTCGAAGTTTGGGCACGCCGCAGCGGCATTTGGGGTTGGGCAACCACAGCAGGCGATTTGCCTGTTGCCGTCGTCGCCGCTGTGGGAAGCCGCAGCACGACGTGGACCGTCGAAACAAACTTACCATCGGGCACCAACCTCCGCACCGGGCAGCATTATGTTGCTGCTGCAATTTTCGACCGCGCTGGCAATCGCTATGTAACCAACGTCAACAGCTTCACCGTTGGCGCAGCGGTTGACGACAACGTAAGAGTCAATTCGCCTGCGACCAGCACGACAGTCGCGTCACTTCCCGCTATCGAAGGCCGGGCCATCGACGCGCAGGGTGTGTCCAAAGTCGCTATTGCGCTTTCGCGCCGCACTTCCAACGGAACTGTCGAAATCTGGGGCTATCGGGCCGGCCTGGGCTGGGGCACGACTCAACCCACCGCGCCCTTGTTTGCTACGCTCACCGCGCCCGGCGCAACCGACACCGGCTTCCGTTTGGCTTCGAATCTTCCTTCAGGTACCAACCTCGCGCCAGGCGCGTATTTCGTGGCTGCTCAAATGCTCGATGCTCGTAACAACAGCATCACCAGCGCGGTGAACTCGTTTACTGTTACTTCTCCGTCAGCACTTTACGCTGGTAACTACAACATTAACTGGGTTTCGGTTCCCCTTCCGGATGAAACGGCGGAAAGCGGCGCGTTTGTTCTTAATGTCAGCACGTCTGGTGTCGCAACCGCCCAACTCACCCTCGAAGATGCCAAATACAACACCATTGAAGGCACATTTGCGGTTGTAGAAAACGGCGCTACAGTGGACCAGGGCGAAATTTATCTCGAGAAGACGGTTCTCGGAGATTCTTACGCTGGTTCTTATTCAGGCGAGGTTTATTCAGAAACCAATAATGAATCGGAAGTCGCAACGGCTACTGTGAGTACCTCTGGTGTATTGACGCTCAAAGTCACTGCGAGCGATGGTACAGTAGACACATTCACGGGCACCGTGAACATGACCACGGGGGCGTTCTCCATTAACGAGGGAAATTTGGCCATCGGCGGTAGTCTTCTGCGCCACGACGGAATCATCCGCATCACCGGAACTGTTAATGCGAATGGTGTTCTCACCGCTGAACTGCAAAGCGATCATGCTGACGTTGACGATGACACCATGACAGGCGACCTGGATTCGGTAGGCACCAGCCCGCTACGTGGCAGAGGTGTCATTACCGATGTCGATTCGAGCGGCACTTCACAGCCCGGCGCTAACTGGACTTCCTCGAAGCAGTAGGTTTTCCTCGAGCAAAAGAGTACGGTCGATTTCGACCGTACTCTTTTTGTTTGTCCAAGCGACAGCGGAGGCTTTTGAATCATAATGAGTACGGTCGTTTTGACTGTACATTCTTTTGAGGTGGCATTTTGAGCAAACGTGCGTTGCTGTCGGTATCAAATAAAGAAGGCTTGTCGGCGTTCGCCGCCGGTCTTGCCGAGTTGGGTTACGAAATTCTTTCCACAGGTGGCACTGCGAAAGCCCTACGCGAAAGCGGGCTGGAAGTCGCCGATGTTTCTGCAGTGACAAACTTTCCTGAAATGATGGATGGCCGCGTAAAAACGCTGCATCCAGCGATTCACGGCGGGTTATTGGCGCGACGTGACGAACCCGCGCATTTGGAAGCCATCGCTTCGCACGGCATTGCGCCGATTGATGTGGTATGCGTCAATTTGTATCCATTTCAGCAGACCGTAGCAAAGCCAGACGTCTCGGAAGAAGACGCCATCGAAAACATCGACATCGGCGGCCCGAGCATGGTTCGCAGCGCATCGAAGAACTTTGCGGCAGTCACAGTGGTCGTCGATCCTGCTGATTACGACACAGTTCTGGCCGAGCTTCACAGCGGCGACACCAGTTTGGAAACGCGCAAGCGCCTTGCTGTGAAAGCGTTCGCGCACACTGCGGCTTACGACGCAGCGATCACCAGCTATCTTGCGGGCAATGAATTTCCCGAATCGTTGCGGCTCGCCTTTGAAAAGAAGCAGGACTTGCGCTACGGCGAGAATCCGCATCAGCGTGGCGCATTTTACGCCGACAGCAGCGCTGCAGAAGGCACGCTCGCGCGCGCCACCCAGATTCACGGCATCGGGCTTTCATTTGTCAATCTGTTCGATCTCGACGGCGCGTGGAATCTGGTCAACGAATTCGATGAACCCGCAGCCTGCATCGTAAAGCACGCGAATCCATGCGGTTGCGCCATTGCGGATACGCTCGCGGAAGCATTCTCCAAAGCACGCGACGCTGACCCGATTTCGCGTTTCGGCGGCATTATCGCGTGCAATCGGGCTGTCGATAAAGCCACGGTCGAAGAGATTATTATCAAAGGCTCGCTGTATCACGCGATTATCGCGCCGTCGTTTGAGCCGGACGCGCTCGAATTGCTGAAGAACCGCAGCGGCTGGGGCGCGGATTTGCGCCTTCTGGAAACCGGTGCATTGCTGCCGCGCGGCACGCAAGACATCAAGCGCGTTTCGGGCGGACTTCTGCTGCAAGACGGCGACGCACATGAAACCACCGCAAGCGATTTAAAAACGATGACGCAGCGCGCGCCCGAAGCGAACGAAACCCGCGACTTGCTGTTCGCATGGAAATGCGTGAAGCATCTCAAAAGCAACGCGATTGCGATTGCCAAAGATGGCTCGCTCATCGGCGCGGGCGCAGGGCAAATGAATCGCGTCAACAGCGTGAACCTGGCGTTGCAGCAGGCAGGCGAAAACGCCCGCGGCGCCGCGCTCGCTTCCGACGCTTTCTTCCCGTTCGATGACGGCCCGGCAGCCGCGGCAGCCGCCGGTGTCACTTCAATTATTCAGCCGGGCGGAAGCAACCGCGACGCCGATTCGGTTGCTTTATGCGACCGCGAAAACGTTGCCATGGTTTTCGCGGGAACACGGCACTTCAAGCATTAATGTGCGTTTAGAAGTACGGTCGAATTCGGATGCCCACCGCGTAGCGGAAGGGCGGATACTTCCTTCGGAGCTATTATGGATAAGTGGAAAGGTTTGGTAATTATCGCACTGCTGGCGGGGCTGGGTGGCTACGGCTACGTTTCGTCGCGTCCTCTTACGCCACCGGCGCCAACGCCAGATGCGGCGTCAACGGCGAACACAGCGCCCACGCCGTCACCTGCAGCAGCCGCGGTGGCAGCGCGATTTGTTGGCAAGCCCCTGCCCGCGTGGGATTTTCCGGCAGCAATGTGGGTTAATAGTGAAAAACCCGTGACGCCGCAAACTCTCAAAGGCAGCGTCACGCTCGTCGAATTCTTTCGCATTGGTTGCAGTCACTGCGTGGAAGCTGCGCCGTTCATGCAGCAGATTCAGCAAACTTATGGGCGGCGCGGCCTGAAGATGGTGGCGATTCAGTCACCGGGTAAATCTGATCCCGACGAGAACAACTGGGAAACGGTGAAGACGCGCATCAAAGAATGGAAGTGGACGCATCCAGTGGCTTTCGACAAAGGTGGAAATACGTTCCGTGACGTTTACGGATTGAAGATTTTCCCGACAGTCATGGTCGCCGACAAAGATGGTATTGTGCGCTATTTCAAAACCGGCTACACCCCCGAAAGCGCAGCTGCTCTTATGCAGTTCCTCGACGGAGCTTTGCCGCAACCCAAGTAATTCGTTTTGCGCTGCTACAAAGTACGGTCGAATTCGACCGTACTTTGTTGTTGTTAGACTCTTTTTAATGCTTCACGAAATTCGCATTTTCAACCTCGCCCTTATCGACCGCGCCGATATTTCCTTCGGGCCGGGCCTCAACGTGCTTACCGGCGAAACGGGCGCAGGAAAAAGCGTTCTGATTCATGCTCTCGGCTTGCTTGTCGGCGAGCGTGCCACATCAGAACAGGTGGGGAAAGCTGAAGCCAAAGCGCGCGTCGAAGGCTTATTCGATATTTCGCAGTCGCCGCGCGCCAAAGCGTTTCTCGAAGCGCAAGACATCGCCTACGAAGACGATCAGCTTATTGTACAGCGCGAAGTTTCCGCCGATGGCCGCTCGCGCGTGCGCTGCAACGGCCAGCTTGTAACCGCTTCCCTGCTGCGTGAACTGGGCGCGAGCCTTGTCGATTTGCACGGGCAACACGAGCATCAGTTATTGCTGCGTGCTGAAACACATCTTGGTTTTCTCGACGAATTC
The Abditibacteriaceae bacterium DNA segment above includes these coding regions:
- a CDS encoding Ig-like domain-containing protein, which encodes MRYFSLLSRASIVLAAATTVTTAHAVDDTTPPVGSAVAPKLRDYLKSLSLIRVSATDNVGVSKGNVYLRRSSDLKFWNGTNWVTEGAFLTLAPSVSGSSTLLSRTTNLPQAGTDSAIHLTEGRYTTTTYIYDAANNRGSVLSTFDVDRTAPIPTITAPAAGAYISSLLPVRGTAVDNAGGAGVASVSMLLRRSSDGAFWNGTSWLTTQTLLPTTLSTSNWTSAVSMPAGTNLEEGRYIIYAYAYDRSGNRNASAAIREFTVDKTTPTVLFDNPKTGSAIKKLEVLHGMATDNSGRISRVIVSLRRSLDGAYWNGSAWGTTSVYLSAAMSGTAFSGTSLPLPGTNTTTQIQDGFYTALAYSYDAAGNRSTTYARTDFTIDNALPAGTVTSPVNGATGITALTRVGGTASDSASGIANVQVTFSRPTSTGGFEVWARRSGIWGWATTAGDLPVAVVAAVGSRSTTWTVETNLPSGTNLRTGQHYVAAAIFDRAGNRYVTNVNSFTVGAAVDDNVRVNSPATSTTVASLPAIEGRAIDAQGVSKVAIALSRRTSNGTVEIWGYRAGLGWGTTQPTAPLFATLTAPGATDTGFRLASNLPSGTNLAPGAYFVAAQMLDARNNSITSAVNSFTVTSPSALYAGNYNINWVSVPLPDETAESGAFVLNVSTSGVATAQLTLEDAKYNTIEGTFAVVENGATVDQGEIYLEKTVLGDSYAGSYSGEVYSETNNESEVATATVSTSGVLTLKVTASDGTVDTFTGTVNMTTGAFSINEGNLAIGGSLLRHDGIIRITGTVNANGVLTAELQSDHADVDDDTMTGDLDSVGTSPLRGRGVITDVDSSGTSQPGANWTSSKQ
- a CDS encoding VOC family protein is translated as MNNTNKIIAGCGFHHVAIRTANWEISRRFYSDGLGFVERVQWGEEPRRACLLDTGDGNYLEIFERDADSTPVEGEANILHWCLRVQSCDDATEVARAAGAEVTVEPKVPEPFTAKGLKTRIAFVKGPDGETLEFFESADL
- a CDS encoding SRPBCC family protein, yielding MKRSVKSAPTVHLRMFAAPRLHLMAPETASGETKMGTVTKSIVVNAPVAQVFTFWKNFENFPRFMENVESIQVIGPDLTHWKVKGPLGTNVEWDAKTIAVVENQKIAWQSTEGTIETHGAVTFEENGPNSTKVTVGLEYQPPGGALGEAAAKMFSDPEDQLEEDLGRFKQVAEDGEFSKLTTGTPAVGDGSYTNSASSAQRKDVDGEVTGSGSGADEHSETRSV
- a CDS encoding aldo/keto reductase; the encoded protein is MKRRIFPNTNLEVSEIGFGVWTVATTWWGEKTDAEAIKMLRDARELGINFFDTADSYGDGRGETLLRDAFGLNPEDTVYATKFGYDWYNKGHERRGQQELPHEFSDKFVRFACEQSLQRLGVDAIPLWQIHNAHLDAVQNDDLWATLQSLQDQGKILHAGVAVGPANGWLTEGIGAMRHREIASLQVINNMLEQHPGTDFYEDARVNNVGLLIRVPHSSGMLEGKYTADTVFAANDHRRHRPRSWLINGIEKLKTLEFLTDGREQTLGQAALKWLLADSVVVSILPNIYDDEQLREFAATSDLPDLTPEDLARIAELKKTNFGVEEEAMKFKGEPMSALEEWEASRAAVA
- a CDS encoding DUF5679 domain-containing protein, producing MKCKEKREMKDVEAVTMKNGKPANQGKCPTCGTKIFKIGAAK
- a CDS encoding alanine--glyoxylate aminotransferase family protein; the protein is MSHEETQTPTLSTNGAANGNSSGPRFQAAAAANGHQESAASGFVIPAELAIPNRILMGAGPSASYPEALRAMSANTLGHLDPQFLGIMSDVGSMLREVFRTKNPITGAVSGTGTAGMEASLGNLIERGDEVVVCVAGYFSDRMRQMAQRMGAKVTVLERQWGTVFTNEEIENALKSLENPKVLAIVHAETSTGALQPLEEIVQTAHRYGALVVVDAVTSLAGCPLLIDEWEIDVCFSGTQKCIGSPPGLSPITFSPRAMEAIKNRKTPVQSWYFDMSLVETYWGTDGGTTGRAYHHTAPSNALFGLHEALRHTLLEGLENRWARHEMHSRALMAGLGKLGLTPYAQEGHRLWQLNAVRIPEGIDDIAVRTALLQKYSIEISGGLGDGKGKVWRIGTMGASATHANVRLVLAALEDILSSMGHKFELGAAARATEAVYTEYEARTHTPAEADGTTDAAQNMTEAQKQSIGETVGAEDAR
- the purH gene encoding bifunctional phosphoribosylaminoimidazolecarboxamide formyltransferase/IMP cyclohydrolase; translation: MSKRALLSVSNKEGLSAFAAGLAELGYEILSTGGTAKALRESGLEVADVSAVTNFPEMMDGRVKTLHPAIHGGLLARRDEPAHLEAIASHGIAPIDVVCVNLYPFQQTVAKPDVSEEDAIENIDIGGPSMVRSASKNFAAVTVVVDPADYDTVLAELHSGDTSLETRKRLAVKAFAHTAAYDAAITSYLAGNEFPESLRLAFEKKQDLRYGENPHQRGAFYADSSAAEGTLARATQIHGIGLSFVNLFDLDGAWNLVNEFDEPAACIVKHANPCGCAIADTLAEAFSKARDADPISRFGGIIACNRAVDKATVEEIIIKGSLYHAIIAPSFEPDALELLKNRSGWGADLRLLETGALLPRGTQDIKRVSGGLLLQDGDAHETTASDLKTMTQRAPEANETRDLLFAWKCVKHLKSNAIAIAKDGSLIGAGAGQMNRVNSVNLALQQAGENARGAALASDAFFPFDDGPAAAAAAGVTSIIQPGGSNRDADSVALCDRENVAMVFAGTRHFKH
- a CDS encoding TlpA disulfide reductase family protein, with product MDKWKGLVIIALLAGLGGYGYVSSRPLTPPAPTPDAASTANTAPTPSPAAAAVAARFVGKPLPAWDFPAAMWVNSEKPVTPQTLKGSVTLVEFFRIGCSHCVEAAPFMQQIQQTYGRRGLKMVAIQSPGKSDPDENNWETVKTRIKEWKWTHPVAFDKGGNTFRDVYGLKIFPTVMVADKDGIVRYFKTGYTPESAAALMQFLDGALPQPK
- a CDS encoding HAD-IA family hydrolase, with product MPLDALIFDIDGTLADTNLLHARAWQHALRSAGFPIPLDRIQPEIGKGSDQLLPAVLGAETAKGYKHLSDDYGEEFKRLLESEGAKAIDGAQELVEEARARGLRVAIATSAEREFLQKIADAVGFDLEKLFDEIVTASDAEKSKPEPDIVLAACEKLKLFPSQCALLGDTPHDAEAARHAGVVFLGVESGGHEESELRSFGARGVWKDAAALREDLDEALQLASPARVQLSKAKCEELMRAALDAAREGMKNGEVPIGCVIADGNGEIVARGWNEMNATQGKIAHAEIQTFGKANGKLPIEARDAILVSTLEPCVMCTGAAMEAAIDTIIHALRAPADSGTGRVAAPQSPESQMPRIVGDVLAEESRALFEEWLHENGGTPQASFVEQLLALT